TGCAGTATGTCAGAGGgtaattgggggaaaaaaacttaGGCTCAATAATTTTCTAACATTGTCTTCTTGAATTTCATAAAATGTTGCCTCTATCTctagaaagtaaaaagaagtaGACTTTAATAGATGATGGATTGGcctgagaagaaaatgagaacgTGGTGGctttttcaaaagataatttcCAAGAGTATGTTGCATTTTGGGTCTTTTGTCACCTTCTATGCAACCAACTCCTACACTTCTGGCTGTAAGACTGACCCAGCTTCAGAGCAAGACTTTTCCTCAGAagcagaaatttgtttttttgtttgtttgtttttttaaatattttgtctaaaaaattcagactttttttatttgaggtatttgaggtgggaagatcaatgAAGACCAATCAGTGACAGAAAATGGAGCATTCATTACCTCAGTAAAGTTTGCTATATAGCATTTTGCCATGGTCACTGCGTGTTCTCTcatctcttaaatattttaaaagtgtctAACATCTAATGACACTCGGATTAGATGTTAAAGGAAATCTATGAAtcccttgtcaaaaaaaaaaagtctttgttttACTTCTTAAGTCGCAGATGtttcttgtaaatattttaaagcaaatataaacTGGAAAATTTGGGTTTGATTACCTATTTATTGTTTGTTCAAGATTGTTCAAAGTtttccttttgggaaaaaaaaaggaagcttgaGTTAATAAGCCAGAGGGAAGAACTGAAGTTGCAACTCAATCCTAGAAAATTTAGGTGAACCTCTTAATTCTTAGTGcttatttcagtaagttgaaAAGAGTGATAAGCACAATATCAAGCCCTTTCCTTACTGATCATAGCTAACTTATTTTTTGTCTTAACACAGCTACAGAAAGATCTAGAAGAGGTAAGGGTATTGCTGGAAAAGGCTACTAGGAAAAGAGTATGTGATGCCCTTACAGCTGAAAAGTCCAAGATTGAGACAGAAATCAAGAACAAGATGCAACAGAAATCACAGAAGAAAGCAGAACTTCTTGATAATGAAAAACCAGCTGCTGTGGTTGCTCCCATTACAACGGGCTATACAGTGAAAATCAGTAATTATGGTATGACTTGCTTCCCTATAGCCAGTTTTGCCTCCGAGCAACCTATTCCTCATAGGGATCTAACAAATTCATCTTTAAATGAGTTTTGAGTCTGTGTTTTTGGTGGCTTGGAGGAAGACCCAtcagtttttatttaataaaactttctttagataTAAATAGGAAAGGATACATTCTAGAAGCTGTTAACAAGAGTAAGGTGATTTACTACAAAGATGAGGAGTAGCAACAAGGAAGGAATTTATTCTGAAATTATTCAGTATATATGAGGTACcgctttggtggtggtggtggtttttaaTCATGTTTTATGTTTCACTCTGCCAACCACTACAATTAACTGAGGAGAGGAATCCagttaaattcaggaaatatttttgagcacctaATGTATATCACTATTGTGCTTAGACTTACGGATACACAGCAGTGACAAAGACCTAATCCTTTCTCATGGTGTGGCTGGGACATAGACGTATAACTCCTAACATAACAATGTATTAGGAAAACAGTATGAGCAAAAACTGTTTTCCTTCAATGGTgtatatagtttttttgttttagcgGCAGTGCAACTTGAATGAGAGTGATGAGCGCTCAATGGAGCAAGGACAGTCTGGTTTTTCTTTGTGCTAATAATATCTAGCACATAATAGGTAACATAGCTGAGGAAATAATTCTGGAGGTGAGGAACAGGGAGAATTAGATTTGAGTGTGAACAAGGGTGAGTTGTGTGTTCAACAAGtcaaaaaggaagggaaggacatGAATAGAGGACATGAATAGAGACTTGGAAGGCATGATCTATTTTGAGTATTGTTATAGTGAAAAGCATGTGTATGTCGTGCTTAAGAGATGTACTATATAGTACTATATGAAATTGTACCGTGTACTCAGTTGAGTATGGGAAACTGGTCTGAAGGTGTTTAGGATTATGGCATTTTAACCAGGAACATAGATTTGTATTGAGGGAGAAACTTGTCAATCTGGAGGATGTACTGACTGGGAAGAAACTATTAATAAATGAAGTTCTCTGGAACCCTCTAGGGCATTTTTTTGATCAACactatgtttctttttaattttcgtgggtatatagtaggtgtatgtatttatggggtacatgagatgttttgatacaggcatgcagtgtgaaAACACGTCATGGAGGATGGGGCATGTTTCTATTCCGTAGGACTAAGTGAGGAAGAGTCAgggatatgtatgtatgtattcttgATAAACAGAAGATGCTTTTtgtgatgttttttattttctacaaatatGATGGTATTTTGTGAAGTGTATATGTCTTGTATGTGGACAGTTCTTCTAGGTTAGAGACTTGCTGGTAGTTTGATAATACATACGGAAATGGCATTTAATAGATACCAGTAGGTTTGTCAGATTTGGATGAAGAATTGGAGTCATTTACATTCTGCTTTGCCCTGGAAAGGAATTAAGAGCGCTAGGATTCTGTTTGTTATACTACTTAGAGAAGTAGAAATGGTTATGGAATTAGACAGTATTGATACTTAGCCATCCAGCTTAGTGGAGAGGTACCGATATTTAGATGTAGGACAAAACTGTTTCCATAAAAGCAGTAAATGAACTAATCTTAAAGAATGTATTTAGTGATCATATTTTtattctgagggaaaaaaaagagcataGGCTTTGTATTCAgaaacctggatttgaatctgaATTCTATCACTTGTTAGATGCCTAACTTTGGGTAGAGTACTTAATTGCTTTGAGGCTCCTTTTCTCAACCTAGAAAATTTCTTGGGTTTCAAATTTTTGTATGACTggattttcataattttactttCCTGAGTTATGAGCCATCTGCGTTTGCCGTTCTAGAGATAGTTTCAGAGACTTACTTATGTCCCATCTTTTGTTGTCGTTGCCAGGATGGGATCAGTCAGATAAGTTTGTGAAAATCTACATTACCTTAAGTGGAGTGCATCAAGTTCCCACTGAGAATGTGCAGGTGCATTTCACAGAGAGGTGAGTTCTCATTGTGTTGGGGAAAACGGTGATCATTAACAGTCAACATTGCCTTATCTTGAGACTCTTTTTcttagcagtttttaaaattcttcttaaatttattattaattatcctTTACAACTACTTTGAAGAGGTGAGCATTAACTGGCCAAATGCACACCCTGAAATAAAGCCAGCAGCTTTTTTTCCACTCTTCCGGAGTAAGAATACCTTTCATAGAACTAGAAAGATGATGTATTCACCATTGTGTTGCAGGTCATTTGATCTTTTGGTAAAGAATCTAAATGGGAAGAGTTACTCCATGATTGTGAACAATCTCTTGAAACCCATCTCTGTGGAAGGCAGTTCAAAAAAAGTGAGTGTGCTTTTTTCGGTCGTAATATTCTGAAACCTTACCAGATTGAACCTAGCTGATTTAGAATTGAGATGAACTGGAATGAATTTGTCCTGTAACAGGGACCACTGCCTGTTCTGTGAATGTTTTATTGGGACATAGCCAGGCTTATTTGTTTGTGTGTTGtttgtggctgcttttgtgctacaatggcagagttaagTGGCTGCAGCAGACCACATAAGGCCCTAAATGAAACCTAAATATTTACTCTGTGGTCCTTGAGAGAGAACATTTGCCAACTCCTTTTGTAGAAGAATAGGCTATTGTAAGAATACTCCATTAAGATCAGGAAGGAAGTAAACGTTTGAAGGTAGTTAAGAGTGAGACTTGAGTTTTATGCCAGGTTTACTGCTTAGTGTTTGTGACCTTTGGCAGCTTaatcactctgtgcctcagtttctgcatttaTGCAATAGTAATAATTTATTTCGCAAAGTTGAAATGATAACACTGAAGTGCAATAccatatgtaaagtgcttaaatTAATGGTAGTGTTAGCATTGTGCATAATACTGGTATACATAAAAGGAGGTCTTAAGCACTTAGCCTCCTTGGAGTTAGAAGCAgctataaaaataaggaaaaaactaccctttataatttttactaAATCAGATAGTCCCTCTTTTCTGCCTAATTTGAATAAATGAAGTTTAATGCATTAGGTATATAGACATGCCATTCTGCCATCtgtttttataatacataattaaCAGCTTACAGGTGATACTCAAATATAGTTGGATTCACTGTCTTCCTGCACCCTTCTGCATCCACTAGTCCCGTACATAGAGTACCAAAAGATCCCTAGAAGTCGTATTGATCATTGTTTAAAGACCTGTACGTTGCCCTTCTTTCACACTTTCCGAATGCCTCACCTTGCTCCATACTGCCTTATGTGACTTGGTTTCTTGCCTATCCTCGACCCCTCTTATTATATTACTATCTCTTTGTCACTAAAATCCAGCCACTCCTCCTGCTCCTCAAACACACCAAGATCATCCCATCTTGGAGCCATTCTACGTGGCTCTGCCAACTGCCTTCTGACCTTAGGCTTCAGCTCAGATTTTGCCTCAGGGAGACCTTCCTAATGAAGTTCCTGCTCCCACCCCCATTAACACCTGCTTTGTCTTGCCAGCACTTTCTAGGATATGACGGTATTCAAGTTTTACTTACTTATGGTCTTTTCATGCCATGAATGTTCAGATTTTGGCCTATTCATACAAGTATTACTAGCACCCCAAATAAGTCTATACATACTATGGACTTgattaattaaataattgttttctaaattttcatgCTTATCTCCATGTCTTCTAAGCTGTAtttgttttcctgcttttcttccaGGTCAAGACTGATACAGTTCTTATATTGTGTAGAAAGAAAGTGGAAAACACAAGGTGGGATTACCTGACCCAGGTTGAAAAAGAGTGCAAAGAAAAAGAGTGAGTCTACTTTCATTTGTTAAAGAATTCTAGTGTATTGTTTGAGATTATGGATTTTTAAGTTTGTCTTTATGGATAATATATTTCTGCTTTCAACCGTCAGAAACTACCTGAAGAGGGCGCGTCCAGCAAGTTGCTTTTTAAGGTCTTTGTAGTTAACAGTTGGCTCTTTAGTGTGGTTCTTAACCCTAGGCACTTCTATAGAAATACTGTGCCCATTCCCAGATACTCTGTTTCAGTAGTTCGAGAGAGGCTCAGATACCcctgtatgttttaaatttctcagATGTTTGTGATACGTAGTTGTTCTCATTGTCACTGGTTTAgagtgaaaaagataaaatatttttatccttcttaataatgaccttttaaaaatgtttattcaatgaTACTTGCATTCTAGGTCAGTTCATCTTCTAGAGGTACTAATTCAAGACTCAGGTCCAGATCTGTGTATCTCAAGCTTAAGAGGAGAgcttttctaattataaaatacatgagCTTCAGGGTACATCCATGTGTAATGTTTGTGATtttccatcaattttttttttccaaattatgagggaaacatgcttttaaaaaatgaaaacaagttagAAAATCCAATCCTTACTTATTTTACCTGTCCAGGCagggtgtctcatgcctgtaatcctagcattttgggaggccgaggcggtggatcacctgaggtcaggagtttgagaccagcttggctgacatggtgaaactccgtctctactaaaaatacaaaaattagccgagcatggtggcacgtgcctgtaatcccagctacttgggttgCTGAGGCAGACGGAATtgcatgaatctgggaggaggcggaggttgcagtgagccaagatcgcaccactgcactccagcctgggcgacagagcaagactgtcttaaaaaaaaaaaaaaaaaaaaaaaaaacatgggaaaTCCCTGTGCCTAAAAATAGCCCCTTACTATTTTGATGACCTCTTTCATGCACCAAGTGTGTGCATGCTTGGTAGGTGTGTGTTGTTTTCATTAAGATGAACTTAGGCGTGCCGTTTTGATTGTGAATCTCTTTGGATACACTGTCTTCCCTCTTATCCCTCTACTTCCTGCCAGTGTTAACAACCTGAATTATAGTATCTTCCCTCGTGCCTTCATTTCTCCATTGttgtatatgttttctttttaaaggaagccCTCCTATGACACTGAAACAGATCCTAGTGAGGGATTGATGACTGTTCTAAAGAAAATTTATGAAGATGGAGATGATGATATGAAGAGAACCATTAATAAAGCATGGGTGGAATCAAGAGAGAAGCAAGCCAAAGGAGACATGGAATTTTGAGACTTTAAGGTCCTTTTGGGAACTGTGATGTGATGTGGAAATACTGATGTTTCCAGTAAGGGAATATTGGTGAGCTGCATATATAAATTTGACAGATAGCTATTTACATAGCCTTCTAGGTAAAGGCAGTGAATTCTCCATTTCCTACTGGaggatttatttaaataaaatttgcttaTTAAACACTCCTGCAAAGATGGTTTTATTCGTACCCTGGTCATTTTGTTCAAGGAAGGGTTATAATTGCATTCTCatgtgaaatataaaaagcaaGTCTTGCCCAATAAAAACGCTacattgtgtgtattttttgttcaGCTAAGAATTGGAGAAGTATTTGCTTGCCTTTAGGTTACTGACATCAGCTTCCACCAGTGTAAAAATTGAGTAAACCTGAAGTTTTGCATAAAATGCAGATCGGTACCTGTGCTTGAAGGTTGCTGTAGAGCATCTGACCCCTTATTAACACCTTAAGCAATGTGTGTGCCATGCATTACCATGCATTAATTCAATCACAGGTGTTTCTATCTAGATTGAAATATGTTTGTCAATGAATATAGAATAGAAACTAAATCTAAACATGACAATAGACACACATCTTTGTATGGTACCAATTAGTTTTGCTGTGGATCAGATGGTTTATGACAGTAATAAccataaagcaaaaaataatctGAAAGCCCATCTATTCCTATGCTCAATAAAGTTAAGTTTTTCTTCATTAGAACAGTTTTATGATTTATTTGTCTAGGAGTATGTCAGAAAAATCAGGCTTCTAGTAGGAATTATTCCTATTGCCCCTGAAGTCAGGACCGCTGCCTGTGATCTCTATTACTATATTTTACTGGAGGTATTAACCAACACAGTTAGATCAGAGAAAGCAAttgaagccaggcatggaggctggtgcccataatcccagctactcgggaagctaaggctggaggatcacttgaacccaggagtttaaggctgcagtgagctatgatcatgccactgtactccagcttgggtgacagattgagagcctgtctcattacaaaaaaaaaaaaaaaaaaaaaaaagccattagaCACACAGAAAAAATCCAGAAGGGTAAACTAAAGCTACAATTAATATGGGAATTTGGAAAAAGTGGTAGGACTTACAATACAGAAACACCTTATGTATAGGATAGCTGTAAGTAAATACTGAAACACATTATGCCTCTGTAATTGGTGTTGATACATGAATAGAATAGCAGACACAATGCATATGAAAGTTACAGAATATGGTAAAAGTGGGATAAAGATGGGTTTTTAATGATAGTAAGATAACTGAAAATAGGCATATAGATACATTCCAAGCAGACTGAAGATCTAATTGTAAAAATGAAACCatatgggccgggtgcggtggctcaagcctgtaatcccagcactttgggaggccgagacgggcggatcacgaggtcgggagatcaagaccatactagctaacacggtaaaaccgtgtctctactaaaaaatacaaaaaactggccgggagAGGttgtgggcatctgtaatcccagctactcaggaggctgaggcaggagaatggcataagcctgggaggtggagcttgcagtgagctgagatcaggccactgcactccagcctggccgatacagcgagactccgtctcaaaaaaaaaaaaaaaaaaaaaaaaaaaatgaaagcttacAAATACTAGAAAATGGGGGAAAACTACATTATATGTgacttaaaacctagaagaaacaaaACTTGATCAGTTTTAACTACATAAAAATGTCTATAGGACAAGAAAAACCCCACCACAACCCAAAGCAAACAATGTATTGAGAGGATTCCAGTAATTAAGAATACTTCatacaaaaagaaatgtaaatgatctTTAACCTGTAAAGATGTTCACCTTGTTCAGAAGAGAATAAACTacagtttctttttatctttcactggaaaaagtttaaaaacaaatgttattgagtgttgaggctgtggagaaataaggaCACATAtctgggaatggaatgaaaaagtTAAACTCTGGTTAACATTCAAGAGTATatgggtgggtgcagtggctcacacctgtaatgccaacatttgggaggccaaggcgggcagatcacttgaggtcaggagtttgagaccatcctggccaatatggcgaaatcccgtctctacaaaaaatacaaaaattagctgagtgtggtggcagatgcctgtaattccagctactcgggaagctgagggacaagaatcacttgaacctgggaggccaagggacaagaatcacctgaacttgggaggctgagggacaagaatcacttggacccgggaggcacagtttgcagtgagctgagactgtgccactgcactccagcctgggtgacagagtaagactcttgtctcaaaaacagtaTTTGGTAATAACCATCAGAATTACATATGCATTTATCCTCTGACTCAGAATTTTAACTTCTTTCTGGGCTCTGAAAGGTGCATTTACCAAAATTTGGAATGCTATATGCAAAAGATCAGAAATACCCAAGTGTATTAAACAGGAATGTATTACGGTTCATCCACGTGAGGGAGTCACAAAACAATGAAGATTTCTGTATAATGTAAAATGGTCACCAGGATAGAGTAAGGGGAAAAGCAAAGTGCGGAACATTTATGGTATACCCACTGGGTTTGTGTAAGAAGGGTGAGAAATGCGAATGTATGCACATAGGTGTATTTGCTTACGTTTCAAAACGAAACGAGTAAACCCAAAGCTAATAAAAATTGTtagcaggggaaggaaggagatgaGCATGGAAGCTACTCTGTGAATGTAACTTTTTTCTAGAGTTTTGACTTTAGAACCATCTAAAATTTAACAtgattgaaaaagtaaaaaatgaccTTAAACCTACCAACACATTGTCTCAGTCTGttcctgctgctgtaacaaaatgccacagactaagaatttataaataatatttatttcttgcacttctggaggctggggaagtCTAAGATTTGGCACCAGTAGATTGGTGTCTAGTAAGGGCTTGCTTTCTGCTTCCAGTATGGTGCCTTCTTGCAGTATCAGAAGGGTAAAAGGGATAAACTCTCCCTCAAGCCCTCTTAGAAAGGCACTGATCCCATCCATGAGTGTGGAGCCATCCTGGCCTAATCACCCCCTAagggccccacctcttaataatGTCAACGCATTGTGGATTAGATCGCAATGTGAATTTCAGAAGTACACAAATGTTCAAACTACAGCATGTATATACATCAAGTTGGTAGTATAAACTACTTTCAAATAACTTTAGAACACAAGTACTGAGATGGATTCTAAGTACAAAACCACAAGTGAATCTAAAACTATAATCACTAGTGTTAGCAGTAAAATTATATTGAAACTTTCAATATAATTTATGATAAAGGTAAATAGGCTGATGTCATTAGGAGCTAAGATttttgtattaaatacattctaaaatcaataaaaactcgtttttttttttatttttttgaaacagggtcttgctctgttgcccaggctggggtgcagtggtgcagtatcagctcactgcaacctctgcctcccaggttcaaggggattctccagcctcagcctcccgaggagctgggactataggtgtgtgccaccacgcccagctaatttttgtattttttggtagagacagggtttcaccatgttggccaggctgggtctcgaactcctgacctcaaatgatccacccgcctcaacctcccaaggtgctgggattacaggcgtgagccaccgcacccggtctatttttaccttttaaaaaaatacttgccTAGGCAGACCCGCTGAAAGGACCTAAATGCAATGATGATAATAGCCATCAGCACTGCCTAGTGCTCAGTGTGGTCTCTAAACTAAACACTATTTCCTACAAAAAGGTCCATGAACCCTTGGAAAAAATGTCTGAGACAGGAAATGCACAAAGTAGACCTGGGTTAGCTTATGTCAGAAAGCAAGGAAATACTGAATAATTCTGTACCAATTCATTAGGAAACAACTTAAGGAGCTCCCACTGGTaatgggacaatttgagcatcaagaAATAATGAATGGAATAGATTGAAACAATATACACAAAATTTGCAAGTTCactacagtgaaaaataaatgatttgttaCCATTTTCATTGGCTAGAGCACCAACTCATTTACTCTAAAAATTGTTAAAGAATCATGCATTTATcttgaagaaatacatttcaggaaaataaattacTGATAAGGAAAAGTTCTTGACAGAAAAATTCTAGCCAATACAGAAAAATTATGGAATTAGAAAACTACAATTGCAAACCTTAACAAAACAACAGATCAGAGGAACAATCACCAATGAAAAGCAAAAACTTCgcttgcttcagcagcacatatattaaaattgaatgatacagagattagc
The genomic region above belongs to Piliocolobus tephrosceles isolate RC106 chromosome 1, ASM277652v3, whole genome shotgun sequence and contains:
- the CACYBP gene encoding calcyclin-binding protein isoform X2, whose protein sequence is MQQKSQKKAELLDNEKPAAVVAPITTGYTVKISNYGWDQSDKFVKIYITLSGVHQVPTENVQVHFTERSFDLLVKNLNGKSYSMIVNNLLKPISVEGSSKKVKTDTVLILCRKKVENTRWDYLTQVEKECKEKEKPSYDTETDPSEGLMTVLKKIYEDGDDDMKRTINKAWVESREKQAKGDMEF
- the CACYBP gene encoding calcyclin-binding protein isoform X1, whose translation is MASEDLQKDLEEVRVLLEKATRKRVCDALTAEKSKIETEIKNKMQQKSQKKAELLDNEKPAAVVAPITTGYTVKISNYGWDQSDKFVKIYITLSGVHQVPTENVQVHFTERSFDLLVKNLNGKSYSMIVNNLLKPISVEGSSKKVKTDTVLILCRKKVENTRWDYLTQVEKECKEKEKPSYDTETDPSEGLMTVLKKIYEDGDDDMKRTINKAWVESREKQAKGDMEF